A genome region from Sulfurovum sp. TSL6 includes the following:
- a CDS encoding 4Fe-4S binding protein translates to MGLHFDVGACVRATSKFSQCTKCVDICPDSISLVDNLPSFSASTGVEAAACVGICPTEAFALSDFSTTEFFFTFLESKVRLISPKFNVPCISVLSVEHLISLALASEETITIDLSSYDEDSLLFEHIEERIDEANFVLSSFSDKQLATNHVASEEVKQKNEHENDEEVTSRRSFLGNASLEGVVKHKKAFDDAVEEDELQHFEIDASVIAKIKDKNLPNKRKILFTTLKRAGVPDVFEVLPEEEVSFTSQKFVDESCTNCQICYRICPTGALSTDGKFSLIHFDAMLCVKCRLCHDVCEPDAIQLQSGFEIKEFFEPTQRTLATFNIKRCNECGNNFTYTGGEQTCPRCAVEEEEAMFLHDNARRMRGEEE, encoded by the coding sequence ATGGGTTTACATTTTGATGTGGGTGCGTGTGTAAGAGCGACAAGTAAATTTTCTCAGTGTACTAAGTGTGTGGATATTTGTCCAGATTCCATAAGTTTGGTAGACAATCTCCCTAGTTTTAGTGCGTCGACCGGTGTAGAAGCAGCCGCATGTGTGGGTATCTGTCCTACAGAAGCTTTTGCACTGTCAGATTTTTCTACCACAGAGTTTTTCTTTACGTTTTTAGAATCTAAAGTGAGACTCATTTCACCAAAGTTCAACGTCCCTTGTATCTCAGTGTTGAGTGTGGAACATTTGATCTCTCTGGCTTTGGCAAGCGAGGAGACGATCACGATCGATCTGAGTTCTTATGATGAGGATTCATTACTTTTCGAGCATATTGAAGAGCGCATAGATGAGGCTAATTTCGTCTTATCGAGTTTTTCTGACAAACAACTTGCAACAAACCATGTAGCATCTGAAGAAGTCAAACAAAAAAATGAGCATGAGAATGATGAGGAAGTTACATCAAGACGCTCATTCTTAGGGAATGCTTCACTTGAAGGTGTGGTGAAACACAAAAAAGCATTCGATGATGCAGTAGAGGAAGATGAATTACAGCATTTTGAGATCGATGCATCCGTCATAGCCAAGATAAAAGATAAAAATCTACCAAATAAACGTAAGATACTTTTTACTACACTTAAACGTGCAGGAGTACCGGATGTATTTGAAGTACTTCCCGAAGAAGAAGTGAGTTTCACTTCTCAGAAGTTCGTGGATGAGAGTTGTACCAATTGTCAGATATGTTATCGTATCTGTCCTACCGGTGCACTTTCGACCGACGGTAAGTTCTCACTCATACACTTTGATGCTATGCTTTGTGTAAAGTGTCGTTTGTGTCATGATGTATGTGAACCTGATGCGATACAGCTGCAAAGCGGATTTGAGATCAAAGAATTCTTTGAACCTACACAAAGAACACTTGCAACGTTTAACATCAAACGTTGCAATGAGTGCGGTAACAACTTTACCTACACAGGTGGAGAACAGACTTGTCCGCGTTGTGCAGTGGAAGAAGAAGAAGCGATGTTCCTTCATGATAATGCCAGACGTATGAGAGGGGAAGAAGAGTAA
- a CDS encoding molybdopterin-dependent oxidoreductase has product MTKSMNTEDKNFIEGRRSFLKGTAYSVAGATLAAGVFKTVADTPAMAETKFTPTPKTLSFYPPLDEWDSFTELDGDDWKRGGTSRNGVQSEDNPDGIKATEYMLVPTACSNCEASCGLTAWVDLSTYKAGGQLAVRKYMGNPLHSGSRGRNCAKGYATQSQMYDPDRIPFPLKRAPGSKRGEGKWVRTTWDEAMKEIGQKMHDTLKTGDEISKKSIMYHVGRPNENGFGHRVPHSMGIDGYDSHTNICSAGARQGTIQWTNDDRNSPDWSNAKLIFLQSSHAADAGHYFQQAAGRIAEARKKGAKLVVMDPRLSNSAGMADLWVPCWPGTETALYLYLANRILNEKGVNGEDLVNHNFVKNWVNWDHLMKDREYLNLLVEKGYIKSVPAGNSYEEFIEMISEMYSPYTLDFVAEECRIEKRIVEKLYDMFIDAGARVATYIWRAGPIGHKGGWMIARSAFLPFVLRGAMAGDKGGVGLHHWHVISVNGKGNAATVDGSAPAKVDVWNEIAWPPEYPLSSYEMSHIMPHLLMDDEWRNKWNAKGLNVPEKLAVWIPRMYNPVWINPDGFRWIEALKREDKIEMSFNLSPTWSETNWYCDFILPVGLAGERHDQHSEATEPKRWLSFRNPALRVALEKMGWKPKDPTRATLEAHIKAGLGEVWEEVEFWANIMTHYVDPDGSLGIRKHWASKEDPSRCVTIAEWYQAAFDNLPNLRKAAKAAYPDSRYPNYEMMRDRGTWLEEDNIYKPQERPLKKVGETYIAHGHEYHESEVTKDEFGVLLATGHDGKETAIGVEVDGELVQGFHTLTKKLDFYCEWFKEWKWPEYAIPIYPTNAEDRKKMTHVVTQVHHDFMQKENEFALNTVFRLPYNIHTRSVNSKHLMEISQNHNPVWIYTEDAKKLGIKRGDAVKVTIQDTVSGLESGYFIAMAVPTEATMPGVLACSHHAGRWKLKNAVDIPGFEHKLGVMGLGAPLYEMTMDGKEGTLKPTQGIVAGMDEHKDSWQFKEYNRDLDNIWWDGLSGSWQNAVAPSHPDPIAGNHAWHQKVVMEPAGKDDQIGDIYVNYENNMKVYQAWRDKLTRPLDSTDTLRRPQHIKRPCVPLSDKAYAVKIK; this is encoded by the coding sequence ATGACAAAATCAATGAATACAGAAGATAAAAATTTTATCGAAGGTAGAAGAAGTTTCCTTAAAGGTACAGCTTACTCTGTAGCAGGTGCAACACTTGCTGCAGGTGTATTTAAAACTGTAGCTGATACGCCAGCAATGGCAGAAACAAAGTTCACACCTACACCAAAGACACTTTCATTCTATCCGCCGCTTGATGAGTGGGATAGCTTTACTGAGTTAGATGGTGATGATTGGAAAAGAGGTGGTACAAGTAGAAATGGTGTTCAAAGCGAAGATAACCCTGATGGGATCAAAGCGACTGAATACATGCTTGTTCCTACAGCATGTTCAAACTGTGAAGCATCATGTGGTCTGACTGCATGGGTTGACCTTTCTACATACAAAGCTGGTGGACAGCTTGCAGTACGTAAATACATGGGTAACCCGCTTCACTCAGGTTCTCGTGGTAGAAACTGTGCAAAAGGTTATGCAACACAGTCGCAAATGTATGATCCAGATAGAATACCTTTCCCACTTAAAAGAGCTCCAGGTTCAAAAAGAGGTGAAGGTAAATGGGTAAGAACAACTTGGGATGAAGCGATGAAAGAGATCGGGCAAAAAATGCACGATACACTTAAAACAGGTGATGAGATCTCTAAAAAGTCGATCATGTACCATGTGGGTCGTCCAAATGAAAATGGTTTTGGTCACCGTGTACCACACTCTATGGGGATCGATGGTTATGATTCTCATACAAACATCTGTTCTGCGGGTGCAAGACAAGGTACGATTCAGTGGACAAACGATGACAGAAACTCTCCGGATTGGTCTAATGCAAAGTTGATCTTCCTTCAGTCTTCTCACGCTGCAGATGCGGGACACTACTTCCAACAGGCCGCAGGTCGTATTGCTGAAGCACGTAAAAAAGGTGCGAAACTTGTTGTTATGGATCCACGTTTGTCAAACTCTGCTGGTATGGCGGATCTATGGGTTCCATGTTGGCCAGGAACAGAGACAGCACTTTATCTCTATCTTGCAAACAGAATCTTGAATGAAAAAGGTGTGAATGGTGAAGATCTTGTAAATCACAACTTTGTGAAAAACTGGGTAAACTGGGACCACCTCATGAAAGACAGAGAGTACCTTAACCTACTTGTAGAAAAAGGATACATCAAGTCAGTACCTGCAGGTAACTCTTATGAAGAATTCATTGAGATGATCTCAGAAATGTATAGTCCTTATACACTTGACTTTGTAGCTGAAGAGTGTCGTATCGAAAAGCGTATCGTAGAAAAACTTTATGATATGTTCATCGATGCAGGCGCAAGAGTTGCAACGTATATCTGGAGAGCAGGACCGATAGGTCACAAAGGTGGATGGATGATCGCTAGATCGGCATTCTTACCGTTTGTTCTTCGTGGTGCAATGGCAGGTGATAAAGGTGGTGTTGGATTACACCACTGGCATGTTATTTCTGTTAACGGTAAGGGTAATGCTGCAACTGTGGATGGTTCAGCACCTGCAAAAGTTGACGTATGGAATGAGATCGCTTGGCCACCTGAGTATCCGTTGAGCTCTTATGAAATGAGTCACATCATGCCTCACCTTCTTATGGATGATGAGTGGAGAAACAAATGGAATGCCAAAGGATTGAATGTTCCTGAGAAGTTGGCTGTTTGGATCCCTCGTATGTACAACCCTGTCTGGATCAACCCGGATGGATTTAGATGGATTGAAGCACTCAAAAGAGAAGATAAGATCGAAATGTCATTCAACCTCTCACCAACATGGTCTGAGACAAACTGGTACTGTGACTTTATCTTACCTGTAGGACTTGCTGGTGAAAGACATGACCAACACTCAGAAGCAACTGAACCAAAAAGATGGCTTTCTTTCCGTAACCCGGCACTGAGAGTTGCACTAGAAAAAATGGGTTGGAAACCAAAAGATCCAACAAGAGCTACGCTAGAAGCACACATTAAAGCAGGTCTTGGTGAAGTATGGGAAGAGGTAGAGTTCTGGGCAAACATTATGACGCATTATGTCGATCCAGACGGTTCATTGGGTATCAGAAAGCATTGGGCTTCTAAAGAAGATCCAAGTAGATGTGTAACGATTGCTGAGTGGTATCAAGCAGCCTTTGATAATCTGCCAAACCTTAGAAAAGCAGCAAAAGCGGCCTATCCTGACTCTAGATATCCAAACTATGAGATGATGAGAGACAGAGGTACATGGTTAGAAGAAGATAATATCTATAAACCACAAGAGAGACCACTTAAAAAAGTAGGTGAGACATATATCGCTCATGGCCACGAGTATCATGAAAGTGAAGTAACCAAAGATGAGTTTGGTGTACTTCTTGCTACGGGGCATGATGGTAAAGAGACTGCGATCGGTGTAGAAGTAGATGGTGAATTGGTACAAGGTTTCCATACATTGACTAAAAAACTTGACTTCTACTGTGAGTGGTTCAAAGAGTGGAAATGGCCTGAGTACGCTATACCTATCTATCCGACCAATGCTGAAGATAGAAAGAAAATGACGCATGTTGTAACACAAGTACACCATGACTTCATGCAAAAAGAGAATGAATTTGCGTTGAATACAGTATTTAGATTACCATACAATATTCATACACGTTCAGTAAACTCTAAACACCTTATGGAGATTTCACAAAACCATAATCCAGTATGGATCTATACTGAAGATGCGAAGAAACTTGGCATTAAAAGAGGTGATGCAGTGAAGGTTACGATTCAAGATACAGTATCAGGTCTTGAGTCAGGTTACTTTATTGCTATGGCTGTACCAACTGAAGCTACAATGCCTGGTGTACTTGCATGTTCACACCACGCAGGTAGATGGAAACTCAAAAATGCGGTGGATATCCCTGGATTTGAACATAAACTAGGTGTGATGGGTCTTGGTGCACCACTTTATGAAATGACCATGGATGGTAAAGAGGGTACACTTAAGCCAACTCAAGGTATCGTAGCTGGTATGGATGAGCACAAAGACTCTTGGCAGTTTAAAGAGTACAATAGAGACCTTGACAACATTTGGTGGGATGGTCTTTCTGGTTCATGGCAAAATGCTGTAGCACCTTCTCATCCGGATCCAATTGCAGGTAACCATGCTTGGCATCAAAAAGTTGTGATGGAACCTGCAGGAAAAGATGACCAGATCGGTGATATTTATGTGAACTATGAGAACAACATGAAAGTATATCAAGCTTGGAGAGATAAATTAACGCGTCCACTTGATAGTACAGATACACTCAGACGTCCTCAACATATCAAACGTCCTTGTGTACCTTTGTCTGACAAAGCATACGCAGTAAAAATCAAGTAA
- a CDS encoding DUF2868 domain-containing protein, whose translation MNIKSYVNLYELLGLDHSTREENRAFGLTHVMLKNKPIEQLLAWVEKYQDRLKKPLLSDTFSSYLYRVTFTLVVIAFVLGLVSGVALLSYHGHEPVNVIYFMAVAVFLPLLTMLLTLFAMLRASSAENVLIHLSPAFWMEKILGFLPGKVQEQIKGLKINPLLANWIIIKRSQIIVLFFSLGLLLALLGVIVTKDIAFAWSTTLHISPEVFHGFLQTIAFPWREFAPSAVPSLELIAQSQYFRLGDKLDEEMIAHASELGEWWKFLAFSTLFYAIFLRFVIFILASFGYNAAIKRSLLTLKGAIKLLREINEPIISTHADKNEKVFHSGEGHYSQIVNTLDASYDGIQGWAIPYDELLVLGERLKIIAPAHCEVGGANTLEEDTEIVFKSHGEILLFVKAWEPPTMDFVDYLSELTDKVDKVIVVPIGTAENHYEATHKEIDVWENKLTMLGDSKVWLKRSSAKVQSREALNAES comes from the coding sequence ATGAATATAAAATCTTATGTAAATCTTTATGAGCTATTGGGGTTAGATCATTCGACACGGGAAGAAAACCGTGCTTTTGGCTTAACCCATGTAATGTTAAAAAATAAACCTATTGAACAACTTTTAGCATGGGTAGAGAAGTATCAAGACAGGTTGAAAAAACCACTTTTAAGTGATACTTTTTCTTCTTATTTGTACAGGGTCACTTTTACACTTGTTGTGATTGCATTTGTCTTGGGACTAGTATCGGGTGTGGCTTTACTTTCTTACCATGGACACGAACCGGTCAATGTCATTTATTTTATGGCTGTGGCTGTTTTTCTTCCTCTCTTGACGATGTTACTGACACTTTTTGCAATGCTTAGAGCCAGTAGTGCCGAGAATGTTTTGATACATCTTTCGCCTGCTTTTTGGATGGAAAAGATATTGGGGTTTTTACCCGGCAAGGTACAAGAGCAGATCAAAGGTTTGAAGATCAATCCATTACTTGCAAACTGGATCATTATTAAACGTTCACAGATCATTGTTCTGTTTTTTTCTCTGGGGTTACTCTTGGCACTTTTGGGGGTGATCGTGACCAAAGATATAGCCTTTGCATGGAGTACAACCCTGCATATCTCTCCTGAGGTATTTCATGGTTTTTTACAAACGATAGCATTTCCATGGAGAGAATTCGCTCCGTCTGCCGTGCCATCACTTGAACTCATAGCACAGAGTCAATATTTCAGATTGGGTGATAAACTGGATGAAGAGATGATCGCACATGCATCAGAGCTTGGAGAGTGGTGGAAGTTTTTGGCTTTTTCTACCCTTTTTTATGCGATTTTCTTACGTTTTGTAATATTCATCCTTGCCTCTTTTGGATATAACGCTGCCATAAAACGATCGCTTTTAACTTTAAAGGGAGCGATAAAATTACTGAGAGAGATCAATGAACCGATTATCTCTACGCATGCTGATAAAAATGAAAAGGTATTTCACTCAGGTGAGGGGCATTATAGTCAAATTGTAAACACATTAGATGCCTCTTATGATGGCATACAAGGATGGGCGATACCGTATGATGAGCTTTTGGTATTGGGTGAAAGGTTGAAGATCATTGCACCTGCACATTGTGAAGTTGGGGGTGCAAACACGCTTGAGGAAGACACTGAGATCGTCTTTAAAAGTCATGGTGAAATACTTTTGTTTGTAAAAGCATGGGAGCCTCCGACAATGGATTTTGTAGATTATCTCAGTGAATTGACCGACAAAGTGGATAAAGTGATAGTGGTACCCATAGGTACGGCAGAAAATCATTATGAAGCAACCCATAAAGAGATCGATGTATGGGAAAATAAACTCACTATGCTTGGAGATAGCAAAGTGTGGTTAAAAAGATCCAGTGCTAAAGTGCAGAGCAGGGAGGCACTGAATGCAGAGTCGTAA
- a CDS encoding molecular chaperone yields the protein MKQEIENRIAIYALISRLMLVEVDETFLENIEKDERLLSFFPNYRDWAKRKEISRKDLIEQYYNVDFTNLFLMHLVPYESFYTRDDQMIESGGDNPIVELYNDLDFRVQLDTARVVSADHIGVELEFMYMLCVALQKALAANDKDGICELLQVQRAFLKEHLLEWAPLFLINAKRESRTPLYHDGAELALEFLLSDFEYVTEKLSTHCGDEA from the coding sequence ATGAAACAAGAGATAGAAAACCGTATCGCAATTTATGCTTTGATCTCAAGATTGATGCTAGTGGAAGTAGATGAGACATTTTTGGAAAACATTGAGAAAGATGAAAGACTTTTGTCTTTTTTCCCTAATTACAGAGATTGGGCCAAACGCAAAGAAATTTCACGTAAAGACCTTATAGAACAATACTATAATGTGGACTTTACTAACCTCTTTTTAATGCACTTGGTGCCGTATGAGAGTTTCTATACAAGAGATGATCAAATGATAGAAAGTGGTGGAGATAACCCTATCGTAGAACTCTATAATGACTTGGATTTTCGTGTTCAACTGGATACTGCAAGGGTAGTGAGTGCAGACCATATAGGTGTGGAGTTAGAATTTATGTATATGTTATGTGTTGCACTGCAAAAAGCTTTAGCAGCGAATGACAAAGATGGTATCTGTGAATTACTTCAGGTACAACGTGCATTTTTAAAAGAACATCTTTTAGAATGGGCACCACTCTTTTTGATCAATGCAAAACGTGAGTCACGTACACCGCTTTATCATGATGGTGCTGAACTGGCTTTAGAGTTCTTGCTCAGTGACTTTGAATACGTGACAGAAAAGTTATCGACACATTGTGGGGATGAAGCGTAG
- a CDS encoding malic enzyme-like NAD(P)-binding protein, translated as MSEINKEEVLAYHKQGKIGIDITKPCDTQHELSLAYTPGVAIPCLEIAKDESLSFEYTNRSNLVAVISDGTAVLGLGDIGPFASKPVMEGKSVLFKKFANVDAFDIELDVHTIEEIVTTCKAIAPTFGGINLEDIKAPQCFEIERKLQEALDIPVFHDDQHGTAIITTAGLMNVLELTGKKVDEIKIVVSGAGAAGLSCAKMYQRLGVKKIVVCDSKGPITTARTDLNAYKAPFAIDSDAKTLEDVIENADMFLGLSVAGALSKEMVAKMAPEPIIFALANPVPEILPSEVMEVRDDAIVGTGRSDYPNQINNVLGFPFIFRGALDMRAKKITEGMKMAAAEALAALAKEPVPDYVKSAYHNDNITYGKDHIIPLPFNKEALVWVASAVAKAAYDEGVARVEHYDHEEYKEQLRYMIYGRPENK; from the coding sequence ATGTCTGAAATCAACAAAGAAGAAGTATTAGCATATCATAAGCAAGGGAAGATAGGTATAGACATTACTAAACCTTGTGATACGCAACATGAACTCTCACTTGCCTACACCCCTGGTGTAGCGATACCCTGTCTTGAAATCGCAAAAGATGAAAGTCTTTCTTTTGAATATACCAATCGCTCCAATCTAGTTGCAGTGATCTCTGACGGTACGGCAGTACTTGGTCTAGGGGACATTGGACCTTTTGCATCTAAACCTGTTATGGAAGGTAAATCAGTACTTTTTAAAAAGTTTGCGAATGTGGATGCTTTTGATATAGAACTGGATGTGCATACCATAGAGGAGATCGTCACTACCTGTAAAGCGATCGCTCCCACTTTTGGAGGCATTAACCTTGAAGATATCAAAGCCCCTCAATGTTTTGAGATAGAAAGAAAGTTACAAGAAGCACTTGATATTCCTGTGTTTCATGATGACCAGCATGGTACTGCTATCATCACGACTGCAGGATTGATGAATGTACTCGAATTGACAGGTAAAAAAGTGGATGAGATCAAAATAGTAGTGAGTGGTGCAGGTGCTGCGGGTCTTTCCTGTGCAAAAATGTATCAAAGACTGGGTGTCAAAAAGATCGTTGTGTGTGACAGCAAAGGGCCCATTACCACGGCAAGAACAGATTTAAATGCATATAAAGCGCCTTTCGCTATAGATTCAGACGCTAAGACACTTGAGGATGTGATAGAGAATGCAGATATGTTTTTAGGTTTGAGTGTTGCAGGTGCATTGAGTAAGGAGATGGTAGCCAAAATGGCACCTGAACCTATTATCTTTGCTTTAGCCAATCCTGTACCTGAAATCTTGCCGTCTGAGGTGATGGAAGTACGTGACGATGCGATTGTCGGTACAGGACGTTCTGATTATCCCAACCAGATCAACAATGTATTGGGGTTCCCATTTATCTTTAGAGGTGCATTGGATATGCGTGCAAAAAAGATCACTGAAGGTATGAAAATGGCAGCAGCTGAAGCATTGGCGGCTTTAGCGAAAGAGCCAGTGCCTGACTATGTGAAGAGTGCATATCATAATGACAACATCACCTATGGGAAAGATCATATTATTCCTTTACCTTTTAACAAGGAAGCCTTGGTTTGGGTTGCTTCAGCCGTAGCAAAAGCTGCCTATGATGAGGGTGTTGCGCGAGTCGAGCATTATGATCATGAGGAATATAAAGAGCAATTACGATACATGATTTATGGTCGTCCTGAGAACAAGTGA
- a CDS encoding phosphatidylglycerophosphatase A, with product MTIQKLFLTFFGAGLSPKAPGTVGSLASLPVGVALLYYFGMETLFMLTLAITIIGIFEVNKYEKATGIHDHQQIVIDEAAGMWLSLMIAYATAVTMHYPYAELLAIVISFAAFRLFDIWKPSTIGWIDRELKGGLGVMLDDVLAGIAGGFLSAAILMGLERLF from the coding sequence ATGACAATTCAAAAACTTTTTCTCACATTCTTTGGTGCTGGACTTAGCCCCAAAGCACCTGGTACAGTAGGCTCACTTGCATCTCTTCCTGTAGGAGTCGCTCTACTCTACTACTTTGGCATGGAAACACTTTTTATGCTGACACTGGCTATTACCATTATAGGTATCTTTGAAGTGAACAAATATGAAAAAGCTACGGGTATTCATGATCATCAGCAGATTGTTATAGATGAAGCAGCAGGGATGTGGCTCAGCCTGATGATCGCATATGCAACGGCTGTGACTATGCATTACCCTTATGCCGAACTTTTAGCTATCGTGATCAGTTTTGCTGCATTTCGTCTTTTTGACATCTGGAAACCTTCAACTATCGGTTGGATAGATAGAGAGCTTAAAGGTGGTCTTGGCGTGATGCTCGATGATGTATTGGCAGGAATTGCCGGTGGATTCTTGAGTGCTGCGATACTTATGGGGCTCGAGAGACTTTTTTAA
- a CDS encoding sulfate adenylyltransferase, producing MVYSKRNKSLYIDTEALSTLALVKAGLISPVEKLMNKKEAQNVDETKMYKGVPFPFSFILAPQGKKNHQTLKDLQKDDVVSLINDGKIVGELIVEETFEVDPVQRLQNIYGTSDTTHPGVRNTILRLGKIAVSGEYTVTYPLIEDNIKRIKKMITKTGAKHISSMMLAANPLNRAHERMIREAISNSDLLVIFLRKPFTSEGLRYDIRHNALTTFVDNFLPRNKVIIIPFENTYIFAGYNELILDALLAKNYGCSQLVIGKNHGGLGLYYDKNRLSSVFDRCQDINIDIKTIDELVYCDTCKTLVSTQTCPHGQHHHVHYDSASIMKLIQAGLIPPSILVRKEVSANILAALLPDRFENLQEMHYSLMPGSGLLEQQSEEQFYLKLIELYQTSSLT from the coding sequence ATGGTCTATTCAAAAAGAAATAAATCACTCTATATTGACACTGAGGCCTTATCTACTTTAGCATTGGTAAAAGCAGGGCTTATCTCTCCTGTAGAAAAGCTGATGAACAAAAAAGAAGCCCAAAATGTCGATGAGACTAAAATGTACAAAGGTGTACCTTTCCCTTTTTCTTTTATACTCGCACCTCAAGGTAAAAAAAATCATCAAACCCTAAAGGATCTACAAAAAGATGACGTTGTTTCACTCATCAATGATGGAAAAATAGTGGGTGAACTCATCGTAGAAGAGACATTTGAAGTCGATCCAGTACAGCGTCTTCAGAATATCTATGGTACTTCAGACACTACACACCCAGGCGTGAGAAATACCATATTAAGACTAGGTAAAATAGCGGTATCCGGAGAGTATACTGTCACCTATCCACTGATAGAAGACAACATCAAGCGTATCAAAAAGATGATCACAAAAACAGGTGCCAAGCATATCTCATCTATGATGCTTGCAGCGAACCCTTTAAACCGTGCACACGAAAGAATGATCCGTGAAGCTATCAGTAACTCCGATCTTCTTGTGATCTTTTTACGAAAACCTTTTACCTCTGAAGGACTTCGTTATGATATACGTCATAATGCACTAACTACCTTTGTCGATAACTTTTTACCACGCAATAAAGTCATCATCATTCCATTTGAGAACACCTATATCTTTGCAGGGTATAATGAACTCATTTTAGATGCGCTTTTAGCGAAAAATTATGGGTGCAGCCAACTGGTCATCGGTAAAAATCATGGTGGGCTGGGTCTGTATTATGATAAAAACCGTCTAAGTTCTGTCTTCGATCGTTGCCAGGACATCAATATTGACATTAAAACCATCGATGAGCTTGTCTATTGTGATACATGTAAAACGCTTGTCAGTACACAGACTTGTCCTCATGGACAACATCATCATGTACACTATGACTCAGCATCCATCATGAAACTTATACAGGCAGGACTCATTCCTCCTTCTATCTTGGTCAGAAAAGAAGTTTCAGCCAATATCCTCGCAGCACTTCTACCAGACAGATTTGAAAACCTGCAGGAGATGCATTACTCTTTGATGCCAGGTTCAGGTCTATTGGAACAACAGAGTGAAGAACAGTTTTATCTGAAACTTATCGAACTGTATCAAACATCATCACTGACGTAA
- a CDS encoding DUF3482 domain-containing protein produces the protein MQSRKQIDFSHPKFAVVGHPNKGKSSIVSALALDDSVQISDTPGTTTKKRSFPLTVDGKVLYELFDTPGFQRARKVLAWLERHDVPANKKHEVVQAFIDTHKEDERFNDEIELLEPIMDGAGIIYVVDGSQPYGEEYETEMEILRWTGQPSMALINHIDETDYSEEWKRALEHYFKMVRTFNPMQTSFEQHMSILESMAQLKEEWIAPLKASIKLFKQYQQQMLERSASLIAGLVSESVSTVEKLPFYTQEASEEERQKIESHYKDRLRDLEVTTQKHIEEIWNHGHLQKEEKALTFEGMDLFSEETASVFGLTRKELLITGVTSGAVTGAGIDLLFAGHTLLLGGAIGAMVGGAGAYFGFNELSEVKVLGQTMGKRYLEMGPMENRNFPYILLGRAIYHTMKVAQTSHAKREVFEIEMDQTFKEKWLDDVSRKSLEKYHKKFRSGSALEAGELKEYEALIQRILKHLIDA, from the coding sequence ATGCAGAGTCGTAAACAGATCGATTTTTCTCACCCTAAATTTGCTGTTGTAGGGCATCCGAATAAAGGTAAGAGTTCCATTGTCTCAGCTTTGGCACTGGATGACTCTGTACAGATATCTGATACACCGGGAACCACAACAAAAAAACGCTCTTTCCCTTTAACGGTAGATGGAAAGGTTTTATATGAACTTTTTGATACACCTGGTTTTCAAAGAGCCCGAAAGGTACTTGCATGGCTAGAAAGACATGATGTCCCTGCAAATAAAAAACATGAAGTGGTACAGGCATTTATCGATACGCATAAAGAGGATGAACGTTTTAATGATGAAATAGAACTGCTTGAACCTATCATGGATGGAGCAGGCATTATTTATGTGGTAGACGGTTCACAACCCTATGGGGAAGAGTACGAAACCGAAATGGAAATTCTACGCTGGACAGGACAGCCTTCTATGGCACTGATCAACCATATTGATGAGACAGATTACAGTGAAGAGTGGAAGCGGGCACTGGAACATTATTTTAAGATGGTCCGTACCTTTAATCCTATGCAGACAAGCTTCGAACAGCACATGAGTATACTGGAGAGTATGGCTCAGCTTAAAGAAGAGTGGATAGCCCCGCTCAAAGCATCGATCAAACTTTTTAAACAGTACCAGCAACAAATGCTTGAACGCAGTGCCTCTCTCATAGCAGGATTGGTGTCTGAGTCTGTCAGTACTGTAGAGAAACTCCCTTTTTATACCCAAGAGGCCAGTGAAGAAGAGAGACAGAAGATAGAAAGTCATTATAAAGACCGGTTACGAGACTTAGAAGTGACCACACAAAAGCATATAGAAGAGATTTGGAACCATGGTCACCTTCAAAAAGAAGAGAAAGCTTTAACGTTTGAAGGGATGGATCTTTTTTCGGAAGAGACAGCCTCTGTATTTGGACTGACACGTAAAGAACTTCTCATTACTGGTGTGACTTCAGGTGCAGTCACGGGTGCAGGTATTGATTTACTTTTTGCAGGGCATACACTTCTTTTGGGCGGAGCCATAGGGGCAATGGTAGGGGGTGCAGGTGCATATTTTGGTTTCAATGAACTTTCAGAAGTAAAGGTCTTGGGTCAAACCATGGGTAAACGCTACCTAGAGATGGGACCTATGGAAAATAGAAATTTTCCTTATATCTTACTGGGACGTGCTATCTATCATACCATGAAGGTAGCACAAACTTCCCATGCCAAAAGAGAAGTGTTTGAGATTGAAATGGATCAGACATTTAAAGAGAAATGGTTGGATGATGTGTCAAGAAAGTCTTTAGAAAAATACCATAAGAAGTTTCGTTCAGGAAGTGCTTTGGAAGCAGGGGAACTCAAAGAGTATGAAGCGCTCATTCAGCGTATATTAAAGCATTTGATCGATGCCTGA